The Cydia pomonella isolate Wapato2018A chromosome 20, ilCydPomo1, whole genome shotgun sequence genome contains a region encoding:
- the LOC133529355 gene encoding cytochrome b-c1 complex subunit 6, mitochondrial-like, with protein sequence MAEKIIPVVKADEGEEELVDPQKELRETCSQKPDAQNLWDKYQECSDRVNSRSKTTETCEEELIDYLHVLDKCVTKDLFKRLK encoded by the exons ATGGCTGAGAAGATCATTCCTGTGGTTAAGGCCGATGAGGGAGAAGAAGAACTGGTCGATCCCCAGAAGGAATTGAGG GAGACCTGCTCCCAAAAGCCTGATGCACAAAACCTCTGGGACAAGTACCAGGAATGCTCAGACCGAGTCAACTCTCGCTCCAAGACCACAGAGACGTGCGAGGAGGAGCTCATTGACTACCTCCATGTCCTCGACAAGTGTGTCACCAAGGACCTCTTCAAGAGGCTAAAGTAA